One genomic window of Biomphalaria glabrata chromosome 9, xgBioGlab47.1, whole genome shotgun sequence includes the following:
- the LOC106050244 gene encoding kelch-like protein 20 — MNRLETPLERSSSPARLGYTSEKHSKYTLDKVDLLRKQRGLCDVVLIVGSKKIFAHRVILSACSPYFLAMFTGELAESRQTEVTIKDIDETAMELLIDFCYTSNITVEENNVQTLLPAACLLQLVEIQEVCCEFLKRQLDPSNCLGIRAFADTHACRDLLRIADKFTQHNFQEVMESEEFMLLPVNQLVDIICSEELNVRTEEQVYNAIMNWVKYNVQERRQHLPTVLQHVRLPLMTPKFLVGTVGADLLIKSDEACRDLVDEAKNYLLLPQERPLMQGPRTRPRKPIKCGEVLFAVGGWCSGDAISSVEKYDPGSNEWRLVAPMSKRRCGVGVAVLNDLLYAVGGHDGQSYLNSIERYDPHTNQWSSDVAPTSSCRTSVGVAVLGDFLYAVGGQDGVSCLNYVERYDPQSNKWQKVASMSTRRLGVGVAVLQGFLYAVGGSDGTCPLNTVERFDPRNNRWTPVAPMGTRRKHLGVAVFQNMIFAVGGRDDTTELSSAERYNPQKNAWEPVVAMTSRRSGVGLAVVNGQLMAIGGFDGTTYLKTVEIFDPEQNCWRIVGSMNYRRLGGGVGVVKLPHNDTHLW; from the exons ATGAACAGACTTGAGACGCCCCTGGAAAGGTCTTCCTCTCCAGCTCGCCTGGGCTACACATCagaaaaacattcaaaatacaCTTTAGACAAGGTGGACTTGCTGAGGAAACAAAGAGGGCTCTGTGATGTGGTGCTTATAGTGGGCTCTAAAAAGATATTTGCACATAGGGTGATACTGTCAGCATGCAGCCCATATTTCTTAGCCATGTTCACTGGGGAGTTGGCAGAAAGCAGACAAACAGAAGTCACTATAAAA GATATTGATGAGACAGCTATGGAGCTTTTGATAGATTTCTGCTACACCTCCAATATAACAGTTGAAGAAAACAATGTCCAGACTCTCCTTCCAGCTGCTTGTCTCTTACAG CTTGTAGAAATTCAAGAAGTCTGCTGTGAGTTTTTGAAACGCCAGCTTGATCCTTCCAATTGTTTAGGCATAAGAGCTTTTGCAGACACACACGCCTGTAGAGATCTCCTCAGGATAGCAGACAAATTTACCCAGCACAATTTTCAAGAG GTGATGGAGAGTGAAGAGTTTATGCTGCTTCCTGTAAACCAACTGGTGGACATTATCTGCAGTGAGGAACTGAATGTCCGCACAGAGGAGCAAGTCTACAATGCCATTATGAACTGGGTCAAATACAATGTACAAGAAAGGAGACAACATTTACCAACG gtACTTCAGCATGTTCGGTTGCCTTTGATGACGCCAAAGTTCCTAGTAGGAACAGTAGGGGCTGATTTATTGATCAAGAGCGATGAAGCCTGTAGAGACCTTGTTGATGAAGCCAAGAATTACCTGCTCCTGCCCCAGGAGAGACCGCTAATGCAGGGACCAAGGACAAGGCCTCGCAAGCCTATAAAATGTGGAGAAGTTTTGTTTGCAG TGGGTGGCTGGTGTAGTGGTGATGCCATCTCTAGTGTAGAGAAGTATGATCCCGGTAGCAATGAGTGGAGGCTGGTGGCACCCATGAGCAAGAGACGTTGCGGAGTAGGTGTCGCTGTGCTCAATGACCTACTGTATGCAGTTGGGGGTCATGATGGTCAATCATACCTCAACAGTATAGAaag gtATGACCCACATACTAATCAGTGGAGCTCTGATGTGGCCCCAACAAGTTCCTGTAGAACCAGCGTTGGTGTCGCTGTCCTGGGCGATTTCCTTTATGCTGTTGGTGGCCAAGATGGTGTCTCATGTTTAAATTATGTTGAACG ATATGACCCACAGTCAAATAAATGGCAGAAGGTTGCATCAATGAGTACAAGGAGGCTAGGGGTGGGGGTGGCTGTCCTGCAAGGTTTCCTCTATGCTGTTGGTGGGAGTGATGGGACTTGTCCACTCAACACAG TTGAAAGATTCGACCCTCGAAACAACAGGTGGACTCCGGTAGCTCCCATGGGGACCAGGCGGAAACATTTAGGCGTGGCAGTGTTTCAGAATATGATATTTGCAGTGGGAGGTCGTGATGACACCACCGAGCTTAGCAGTGCTGAGAGGTACAACCCACAGAAAAATGCCTGGGAGCCTGTTGTGGCTATGACATCTAGAAGAAGTGGA gtaGGTTTGGCTGTGGTGAATGGTCAGCTGATGGCCATCGGAGGTTTTGATGGGACCACCTACCTGAAGACAGTCGAGATATTCGACCCAGAACAGAACTGCTGGAGGATTGTGGGCAGCATGAACTACAGACGCTTGGGGGGCGGTGTGGGTGTTGTCAAACTGCCTCACAATGACACTCACCTCTGGTGA